One part of the Janthinobacterium sp. 17J80-10 genome encodes these proteins:
- a CDS encoding glycosyltransferase produces the protein MKPVRLPASATNALPRWGLFLLCLLYILSGLIGRDPWKNEDAAGFGIMWTMAHGGWQDWLSPHIAGLPMPQEGPLAYWIGAVCIQLFGWLFGDALAARIATVLFFLLGSSAVWYGGYLLGRRSEAQPLRLAFGGQPEPKDYGRTLADGALLIYLGCLGLLVHSHSSSANALQVAMVALALYATARYFDSRSSRAALLLGAVLGLLALTRGWLVPLALWLGLVVLDLARSRKIPLQLLGLTLPVALLLGGSWAAAAQWLQPFDSSPVADWTAWNLEHLNLPQWPALKYLLSNGIWFSWPAWPYAAWAVYAWRKQSLPLHIALPLVFCIMLAGLALLYPRSDEGALLPLLPPLAVLAAFGLPTMKRGAINAVDWFSVMILTSCAGFIWLGWIAKQTGWPAQLAKNAFKLAPGFKPEFNLLAMLIAVLATIGWILLVHWRISRRPSVLWRAVVLSSGGVILCWLLLMTLWLPWGNYMRSYAGVAHEMAAALPTQSCIASTVTPAQRASFAYFSKVPFDRLDRTPCAYLLLPGSVRGNAEAQIERAGQKWRLVWEGHRAADRNERFRLYRRSD, from the coding sequence ATGAAGCCCGTCCGCCTGCCTGCCTCTGCAACCAACGCGCTGCCGCGCTGGGGCTTGTTCCTGCTTTGCCTGCTGTACATCCTGTCCGGCCTGATCGGGCGCGACCCCTGGAAAAACGAGGACGCCGCCGGCTTCGGCATCATGTGGACCATGGCCCATGGCGGCTGGCAAGACTGGCTTTCGCCGCACATCGCCGGCCTGCCGATGCCGCAGGAAGGCCCGCTGGCCTACTGGATTGGCGCCGTGTGCATACAACTGTTCGGCTGGCTGTTTGGCGACGCGCTGGCCGCGCGCATCGCCACCGTGCTGTTCTTCCTGCTCGGCTCGTCCGCAGTCTGGTATGGCGGTTACCTGCTGGGACGCCGCAGCGAGGCGCAACCGTTGCGCCTGGCCTTTGGCGGCCAGCCGGAACCGAAAGATTATGGCCGCACCCTGGCCGATGGCGCGCTGCTGATCTACCTCGGCTGCCTGGGCTTGCTGGTGCACAGCCATTCCTCCAGCGCCAATGCCTTGCAGGTAGCGATGGTGGCGCTGGCGCTGTATGCGACAGCGCGTTACTTCGACAGCCGTTCCAGCCGCGCGGCGCTTTTGCTGGGTGCGGTGCTGGGCCTGCTGGCGCTGACACGCGGCTGGCTGGTGCCGCTGGCCCTATGGCTGGGACTGGTCGTCCTCGACCTCGCCCGCAGCCGTAAAATACCCTTGCAGCTGCTCGGCCTGACCCTGCCTGTTGCCCTCCTGCTGGGCGGCTCCTGGGCCGCCGCCGCGCAATGGCTGCAACCCTTCGATAGCTCGCCCGTCGCCGACTGGACCGCCTGGAACCTCGAACACCTGAACCTGCCGCAATGGCCCGCCTTGAAATACCTGCTGTCCAACGGCATCTGGTTTTCCTGGCCGGCATGGCCGTATGCCGCATGGGCAGTCTATGCCTGGCGCAAGCAATCGCTGCCGCTGCATATCGCCCTGCCGCTGGTTTTTTGCATCATGCTGGCAGGCCTGGCCTTGCTGTATCCGCGTTCGGACGAAGGCGCCCTGCTGCCGCTCTTGCCGCCGCTTGCAGTGCTGGCGGCCTTCGGCCTGCCAACCATGAAGCGCGGCGCCATCAATGCGGTCGACTGGTTCTCGGTGATGATCCTCACTTCCTGCGCCGGCTTCATCTGGCTGGGCTGGATCGCCAAGCAGACCGGCTGGCCCGCGCAGCTCGCCAAAAATGCCTTCAAGCTGGCGCCGGGCTTCAAGCCGGAATTCAACCTGCTCGCCATGCTGATCGCGGTGCTGGCCACGATCGGCTGGATCCTGCTGGTGCACTGGCGCATTTCGCGCCGCCCCTCGGTATTGTGGCGCGCCGTCGTGCTCTCTTCCGGTGGCGTGATCCTGTGCTGGCTGCTGTTGATGACGCTGTGGCTTCCCTGGGGCAACTATATGCGCAGCTATGCAGGCGTCGCCCACGAAATGGCTGCCGCGCTGCCCACCCAAAGCTGCATCGCCAGCACGGTGACGCCCGCCCAGCGCGCCTCCTTTGCCTACTTCAGCAAGGTTCCCTTCGATCGCCTGGACCGCACGCCCTGTGCTTACCTCCTGCTCCCTGGTAGCGTGCGCGGCAATGCCGAAGCGCAGATCGAACGCGCCGGACAAAAGTGGCGGCTGGTCTGGGAAGGCCACCGCGCCGCCGACCGCAACGAACGTTTCCGCCTGTACCGACGTAGCGACTAA
- a CDS encoding type B 50S ribosomal protein L31 — protein sequence MKQGIHPDYREVVFHDLSCDFKFVTRSTIHTRETINFEGKDYPLVKIEVSAESHPFYTGKHKIVDTAGRVDKFRKKFGSVGSKTQVAG from the coding sequence ATGAAACAAGGCATTCACCCGGATTACCGCGAAGTCGTTTTCCACGACCTCTCCTGCGATTTCAAGTTCGTCACCCGTTCGACCATCCACACCCGCGAAACCATCAATTTCGAAGGCAAGGACTATCCCCTGGTGAAGATTGAAGTCTCGGCAGAATCGCACCCGTTCTACACCGGCAAGCACAAGATCGTCGACACCGCCGGTCGCGTCGACAAGTTCCGCAAGAAATTCGGTTCGGTCGGTTCCAAGACCCAGGTCGCTGGCTGA
- a CDS encoding Dps family protein, which yields MAAKKTKIPAIDIGIKAGDREKIVQGLSSLLADSYTLYLMTHNFHWNVTGPQFNSLHQMFMVQYTEQWNALDLIAERIRALGYPAPGTYKEFVKLASIKEVEGVPKAEEMVRLLVSAQEATARTARKLFPVVDAANDQPTADLLTQRLEVHEKTAWMLRSVLED from the coding sequence ATGGCAGCCAAAAAAACCAAGATTCCAGCGATCGATATCGGCATCAAGGCCGGCGACCGCGAAAAAATCGTGCAGGGCCTGTCGTCCTTGCTGGCAGACAGCTATACCCTGTACCTGATGACCCACAATTTCCACTGGAATGTCACCGGCCCGCAATTCAACAGCCTGCACCAGATGTTCATGGTCCAGTACACCGAGCAATGGAATGCCCTGGACCTGATCGCCGAGCGGATTCGCGCCCTGGGCTATCCGGCGCCTGGCACCTACAAGGAATTCGTCAAGCTGGCTTCCATCAAGGAAGTCGAGGGCGTGCCCAAGGCAGAAGAGATGGTCCGTTTGCTGGTCTCTGCGCAGGAAGCAACTGCCCGCACGGCCCGCAAGCTGTTCCCCGTGGTCGATGCCGCCAATGACCAGCCGACTGCGGATTTACTGACGCAGCGCCTGGAAGTGCATGAAAAAACAGCGTGGATGCTGCGCAGCGTGCTGGAAGACTGA
- the trxA gene encoding thioredoxin TrxA translates to MSDNIKYISDASFEADVLKSDKPVLVDFWAEWCGPCKMIAPILEEVANEYAGKVQIAKMDVDANQAVPAKFGIRGIPTLILFKNGEPAAQKVGALAKGQLTAFLDSNI, encoded by the coding sequence ATGAGCGACAATATCAAATACATTTCCGATGCCTCCTTCGAAGCGGACGTCCTGAAGTCCGACAAACCCGTGCTGGTCGATTTCTGGGCCGAATGGTGTGGTCCCTGCAAGATGATCGCGCCGATCCTGGAGGAAGTCGCCAATGAATACGCCGGCAAGGTGCAGATCGCCAAGATGGACGTCGATGCCAACCAGGCAGTGCCTGCCAAGTTCGGCATTCGCGGCATCCCGACGCTGATCCTGTTCAAGAACGGCGAACCGGCAGCGCAAAAGGTTGGCGCCCTGGCCAAAGGCCAGTTGACCGCATTCCTCGATAGTAATATTTAA
- a CDS encoding cell division protein ZapA: MTQLDVVIMGQTYKLACKEGEEATLLQAVAYLDEKMCVIRDAGKIKGNDRIAVMAALGIAAEFLSTRSPDGPLSGMSLAEVKAQIVAMHTVIDSALTPQENLF, translated from the coding sequence ATGACCCAGCTTGATGTTGTCATCATGGGCCAGACCTACAAGCTGGCCTGCAAGGAAGGCGAGGAGGCGACTTTGCTCCAGGCCGTCGCCTACCTGGATGAAAAAATGTGCGTGATCCGCGATGCCGGCAAGATCAAGGGTAATGACCGTATTGCCGTCATGGCGGCGCTGGGCATTGCCGCGGAATTCCTGTCCACCCGCTCGCCGGATGGCCCCTTGTCTGGCATGAGCCTGGCCGAGGTCAAGGCCCAGATTGTCGCCATGCATACCGTGATCGACAGTGCCCTGACTCCACAGGAAAATCTTTTTTAA
- the rho gene encoding transcription termination factor Rho — protein MHLSELKALHVSALLDMAIGLEIDNAARLRKQELMFAILKKRAKTGEQIFGDGVLEVLPDGFGFLRSPDASYMASTDDIYISPSQIRRFNLHTGDSIEGEVRTPKDGERYFALVKVDKVNGESPEASKHKILFENLTPLHPNRVMNLERDMRGEENTTGRIIDMIAPIGRGQRGLLVASPKSGKSVMLQHIAHAITTNHPDTTLIVLLIDERPEEVTEMQRSVRGEVVASTFDEPATRHVQVAEMVLEKAKRLVEMKKDVVILLDSITRLARAYNTVIPASGKVLTGGVDANALQRPKRFFGAARNIEEGGSLTIIATALIETGSRMDDVIYEEFKGTGNMEVHLERRLAEKRVYPAINLNKSGTRREELLIKPDQLQKIWILRKLLYGMDEIEAMEFILDKMKATKNNAEFFDMMRRGGS, from the coding sequence ATGCATTTATCTGAACTCAAGGCGTTACACGTTTCCGCCCTTCTCGATATGGCCATCGGCCTGGAAATCGACAATGCGGCGCGCCTGCGCAAGCAGGAACTGATGTTCGCCATTCTGAAAAAACGCGCCAAGACCGGCGAACAGATTTTCGGCGACGGCGTACTTGAAGTCTTGCCCGACGGCTTCGGCTTCCTGCGCTCGCCCGACGCCAGCTACATGGCCTCCACCGACGACATCTACATCTCGCCGTCGCAGATCCGCCGCTTCAACCTGCACACCGGCGACTCGATCGAAGGCGAAGTGCGCACCCCGAAGGATGGCGAACGCTACTTCGCCCTGGTGAAGGTGGACAAGGTCAACGGCGAATCGCCCGAAGCCTCGAAACACAAGATTCTGTTTGAAAACCTGACGCCGCTGCACCCGAACCGGGTGATGAATCTCGAACGCGACATGCGCGGCGAGGAAAACACGACTGGCCGCATCATCGACATGATCGCGCCGATCGGCCGCGGCCAGCGCGGCCTGCTGGTGGCGTCGCCGAAGTCCGGCAAATCGGTGATGCTGCAGCATATCGCGCATGCCATCACCACCAACCATCCGGACACCACGCTGATCGTGCTGCTCATCGACGAGCGCCCGGAAGAAGTCACTGAAATGCAGCGCTCGGTGCGCGGCGAAGTCGTGGCATCGACGTTTGACGAGCCCGCCACGCGCCACGTGCAGGTTGCCGAAATGGTGCTGGAAAAAGCCAAGCGCCTGGTGGAAATGAAAAAAGACGTGGTGATCCTGCTGGACTCGATCACCCGCCTGGCGCGCGCCTACAATACCGTGATCCCTGCCTCCGGCAAGGTGCTGACCGGCGGCGTCGACGCCAATGCATTGCAGCGCCCGAAGCGCTTCTTCGGCGCCGCGCGCAATATCGAGGAAGGCGGCTCGCTGACCATCATCGCCACTGCCCTGATCGAAACCGGCAGCCGCATGGATGACGTGATCTACGAAGAATTCAAGGGCACCGGCAACATGGAAGTGCACCTGGAGCGTCGCCTGGCCGAAAAGCGTGTCTATCCGGCCATCAACCTGAACAAGTCCGGCACCCGCCGCGAGGAATTGCTCATCAAGCCGGACCAGCTGCAAAAAATCTGGATTTTGCGCAAGTTGCTGTACGGCATGGATGAAATCGAAGCGATGGAATTCATCCTCGACAAGATGAAGGCGACCAAGAACAATGCCGAATTCTTCGACATGATGCGTCGCGGCGGCAGCTAA
- a CDS encoding MATE family efflux transporter: MNTQVSRRPATQIAALAWPILVGQLAVIANGVLDTAMTSRYSATDLAALSIAVSIYISVFVGANGVLYALAPIVGQLYGGGRFEAIGAEIRQGVWLALFLTVGGCLILAFPQPLLGLAQASPELNAKASNYLQILALALPASLGFRVYGAFNNAIARPRAVMVIQVAALALKVPLNALFIFGGLGLPAMGGPGCALATAITAWMALVAGCAMLRWSPAYRAFGLFGAGFGAPRWDAQRTLLRLGIPMGLSYLIEVSAFTFMALFIARLGETAVAGHQVTANFTTVLYMVPLSIASATGTLVAHALGARDTAAARRIGNTGILLAAGIAGAAAFAVWLAKGAIVRAYTPDPVIIAAAMPLFAFVGFYHFFDALQVSAGYVLRAYKITLVPTAIYAVMLWGVGLGGGYLLGFDLAGLAPLLPAGAAGFWLGNTASVLLAAIFLLWHLRSAQNRMR; the protein is encoded by the coding sequence ATGAACACGCAAGTGTCGCGGCGTCCGGCAACGCAGATCGCCGCGCTGGCCTGGCCGATCCTGGTCGGCCAGCTGGCCGTGATCGCCAATGGCGTCCTCGACACTGCCATGACATCGCGCTACTCGGCAACCGACCTGGCGGCGCTGTCGATTGCCGTTTCCATTTACATCAGCGTGTTCGTCGGCGCCAATGGCGTGCTGTACGCGCTGGCGCCGATCGTCGGCCAGCTGTATGGCGGCGGCCGCTTCGAGGCAATCGGCGCCGAAATCCGCCAGGGCGTGTGGCTGGCCCTGTTTCTGACTGTCGGCGGCTGCCTGATCCTGGCCTTTCCCCAGCCGCTGCTGGGGCTGGCGCAAGCCTCGCCCGAACTCAATGCCAAGGCCAGCAACTACCTCCAGATACTGGCACTGGCGCTGCCGGCCTCGCTCGGTTTTCGGGTCTACGGCGCCTTCAATAATGCCATTGCCCGCCCGCGCGCGGTCATGGTGATCCAGGTTGCCGCGCTGGCGCTGAAAGTGCCGCTCAATGCCCTGTTCATTTTCGGCGGGCTGGGTTTGCCGGCAATGGGCGGCCCGGGCTGTGCGCTGGCCACCGCAATCACCGCCTGGATGGCGCTGGTGGCGGGCTGCGCCATGCTGCGCTGGTCACCCGCCTACCGGGCATTCGGCCTCTTTGGCGCCGGCTTCGGCGCGCCGCGCTGGGATGCCCAGCGCACCCTGCTGCGCCTCGGCATTCCGATGGGCCTGAGCTACCTGATTGAAGTCTCGGCCTTCACTTTCATGGCATTGTTCATCGCCCGCCTGGGTGAAACCGCCGTCGCCGGCCACCAGGTCACCGCCAACTTCACCACCGTGCTGTACATGGTGCCCCTGTCGATTGCCAGCGCCACCGGCACGCTGGTTGCCCATGCGCTGGGCGCGCGGGATACTGCGGCTGCCAGGCGCATCGGCAATACCGGCATCCTGCTGGCGGCAGGCATCGCCGGGGCCGCCGCCTTCGCCGTCTGGCTGGCCAAGGGTGCGATCGTACGCGCCTACACGCCGGATCCTGTCATCATCGCCGCCGCCATGCCGCTCTTTGCCTTTGTCGGCTTTTACCACTTTTTTGACGCGCTCCAGGTCAGCGCCGGCTATGTCCTGCGCGCTTACAAGATCACCCTGGTGCCAACCGCCATCTATGCGGTGATGCTCTGGGGCGTCGGCCTGGGTGGCGGCTATCTGCTGGGCTTCGACTTGGCGGGCCTGGCGCCGCTCTTGCCTGCGGGTGCTGCCGGCTTTTGGCTGGGCAATACCGCCAGCGTGTTGCTGGCGGCGATTTTCCTGCTGTGGCATCTGCGCAGCGCGCAGAATAGAATGCGGTAA
- a CDS encoding DUF904 domain-containing protein, protein MISDFQQLSAKVSELAAQAQSLRLENTVLRQAAVVLAAENAELTRRMEEAHQRLATLLESIPALVQDEESA, encoded by the coding sequence ATGATTTCCGATTTTCAACAACTTTCTGCAAAAGTCAGCGAACTGGCAGCCCAGGCGCAATCCTTGCGCTTGGAAAATACCGTTTTGCGCCAGGCCGCGGTCGTGCTCGCGGCGGAAAATGCCGAGCTGACCCGCAGAATGGAAGAAGCCCACCAGCGACTGGCGACTTTGCTCGAAAGTATTCCTGCGTTGGTGCAAGACGAGGAATCCGCATGA
- a CDS encoding EVE domain-containing protein: MQYWLMKSEPDEVSVDDALAAPEKTIAWTGVRNYQARNFMRDAMRIGDGILFYHSSCAEPGIAGLAEVASTPYPDPTQFDPASKYYDAKATPQAPRWMLVDVRAIQKTPLIPLATLRTEEALADMVILQRGSRLSITPVTPAQWRFITGHLMPSSF; the protein is encoded by the coding sequence ATGCAGTACTGGTTGATGAAATCCGAGCCGGACGAAGTGAGCGTCGACGATGCGCTTGCCGCGCCGGAAAAAACGATCGCCTGGACCGGCGTGCGCAATTACCAGGCGCGCAATTTCATGCGCGACGCCATGCGTATCGGCGACGGCATCCTTTTCTACCATTCCAGTTGTGCCGAGCCTGGCATTGCCGGCCTTGCCGAAGTGGCCAGCACGCCTTATCCCGATCCCACCCAGTTCGACCCGGCCAGCAAGTATTACGACGCCAAGGCAACGCCGCAAGCGCCGCGCTGGATGCTGGTGGATGTGCGCGCCATTCAAAAGACGCCGCTGATCCCGCTGGCAACCTTGCGGACCGAGGAGGCGTTGGCCGACATGGTCATCTTGCAGCGCGGCAGCCGCCTGTCGATCACGCCGGTCACCCCGGCGCAGTGGCGTTTCATTACCGGGCACCTCATGCCTTCTAGTTTCTAA
- a CDS encoding EAL domain-containing protein, with amino-acid sequence MYVRNNFFTIRFRLALIILLAALPAAGLFIFESWNAYKRGYAEAGKNLLELAQLAAGNERNIVQGVQDLLTAISEAPFIKSHDMLACNNYLGKIGRRYPHYQAFSIIDMKGNIVCTGKPGKALISVVDRPYFELVTQEKRFVAAGYLTNRVTNIPSVAFIMPILEAGGARDRVVGMVATAVRMEAFASLTHGLGVPMGARVSIVDHQGIVLATESGRQAEIGKQIASDTLRASMFSGKPHLIEADDTDGVARLFAIAPAIHEGRAVFYAIIGLDRHSLAAPALKSLSLNLGALFSLALLSLIGTWVASKRLLIRPVNQLIDAAQEVAKGNLQARTRLEDTSGEIGELAHHFDNMTEALARRDREMRASSQYIDYLAHHDELTKLPNRRFLHKRLAQCLEESRKAGTLLAVLFIDLDRFRIINDSLGHAAGDMLLMDVAHRLKECVEVKDMVAHLGSDEFVCVLTRLGSSQQAAAIADNIRAHLCQEYMVANQKVTLGASIGACLCPPDCQDAPTAVKYAEVAMRSAKETSCGVQFFSREINAGAINRLTLENELRKAMHLKEFTLYYQPQIELATNRVIGAETLIRWQHPEKGLLSPVSFIALAEETRLILEIGAWTLDTACMQSRAWQDAGLQPIQVAVNVSAHQFRQPGFAGLVAQALQHSSLPASMLELEVTESVLLNDVNKNLGLLREMGVCLSIDDFGTGYSSLSYLKDLPIDKLKIDQSFIRNIMEIPDNQAITRAIIGLAKMLDLKVLAEGVDSAQACEFLRELGCDQIQGYYFGRPMPAEQFALLLKKNAQVLESIDGNSLAPL; translated from the coding sequence ATGTACGTTCGCAACAACTTTTTTACGATACGTTTTCGCCTGGCGCTGATTATCCTTTTGGCGGCCTTGCCGGCCGCCGGCTTGTTCATTTTTGAAAGCTGGAATGCGTACAAGCGCGGCTATGCCGAAGCAGGCAAGAACCTGCTCGAGCTGGCGCAGCTTGCCGCCGGAAACGAACGCAATATCGTGCAGGGGGTCCAGGATTTGCTGACAGCCATCAGCGAAGCGCCGTTCATCAAGAGTCATGACATGCTCGCGTGTAACAACTACCTGGGAAAAATAGGGCGGCGCTACCCGCATTACCAGGCCTTTTCCATCATCGACATGAAAGGCAATATCGTTTGCACCGGCAAACCTGGCAAGGCGCTGATCAGCGTGGTCGACCGTCCGTATTTTGAGCTGGTAACGCAGGAAAAAAGGTTTGTCGCCGCCGGCTACCTGACCAATCGTGTCACGAATATTCCGTCGGTTGCCTTCATCATGCCGATTCTTGAAGCGGGCGGGGCGCGCGACCGCGTCGTCGGCATGGTGGCGACCGCCGTGCGCATGGAAGCGTTCGCCTCGCTCACGCATGGGCTCGGGGTGCCCATGGGCGCCAGGGTTTCCATCGTCGACCACCAGGGTATCGTGCTGGCGACCGAGTCGGGAAGGCAAGCCGAAATCGGCAAGCAGATTGCATCCGATACCCTGCGTGCCAGCATGTTTTCCGGCAAGCCGCACCTGATCGAAGCCGATGATACGGATGGCGTTGCGCGCCTGTTTGCCATCGCACCGGCAATACATGAAGGGCGCGCCGTATTCTATGCCATCATCGGACTGGACCGGCATAGCCTGGCAGCGCCTGCGCTCAAGTCCCTGTCGCTCAACCTGGGCGCCCTGTTTTCACTGGCGCTGCTCTCGCTGATCGGCACCTGGGTTGCCAGCAAGCGGCTGTTGATCCGGCCGGTCAACCAGCTCATCGATGCGGCGCAGGAAGTCGCCAAGGGCAACCTGCAGGCGCGCACCCGCCTGGAAGACACCTCTGGCGAGATTGGCGAACTGGCGCATCACTTCGATAACATGACCGAGGCGCTGGCACGGCGCGACAGGGAAATGCGCGCCAGCAGCCAATATATCGACTATCTTGCACATCACGATGAGCTAACCAAATTGCCCAACCGGCGATTCTTGCACAAGCGCCTGGCACAATGCCTGGAAGAATCCAGGAAGGCAGGCACGCTCCTTGCCGTCCTGTTCATCGATCTCGACCGCTTTCGCATCATCAACGATTCGCTGGGCCACGCGGCCGGCGACATGCTGCTGATGGATGTGGCGCATCGCCTGAAGGAATGCGTGGAAGTCAAGGACATGGTGGCGCACCTGGGCAGCGATGAATTCGTTTGCGTGCTGACGCGACTGGGTTCTTCCCAGCAGGCGGCCGCAATCGCAGACAATATCCGGGCGCATCTTTGCCAGGAATACATGGTGGCGAACCAGAAGGTGACGCTGGGCGCAAGTATTGGCGCCTGCCTGTGCCCGCCCGACTGCCAGGATGCCCCGACCGCAGTCAAGTATGCGGAAGTGGCGATGCGCAGCGCCAAGGAGACCAGCTGCGGCGTGCAGTTTTTTTCGCGCGAAATCAATGCCGGGGCCATCAATCGCCTGACCCTGGAAAACGAATTGCGCAAGGCAATGCACCTGAAGGAATTCACGCTGTATTACCAGCCGCAAATCGAACTTGCCACCAACCGGGTGATCGGTGCCGAAACCCTGATCCGCTGGCAGCATCCGGAAAAAGGCTTGCTCTCGCCGGTCAGCTTCATCGCTTTAGCGGAAGAAACCCGCCTGATCCTGGAAATCGGCGCCTGGACCCTCGATACCGCCTGCATGCAAAGCCGCGCTTGGCAGGATGCAGGTTTGCAGCCCATACAGGTGGCGGTCAATGTCTCGGCACATCAGTTCCGCCAGCCGGGGTTTGCCGGCCTGGTGGCCCAGGCGCTGCAACACAGCAGCTTACCTGCCAGCATGCTGGAGCTCGAAGTCACGGAAAGCGTCTTGCTCAATGATGTCAACAAGAACCTGGGCTTGCTGCGGGAAATGGGCGTCTGCCTTTCCATCGACGATTTTGGTACGGGCTATTCCAGTCTCAGTTATCTGAAGGATTTGCCGATCGATAAGCTCAAGATCGACCAGTCGTTCATTCGCAATATCATGGAAATTCCGGATAACCAGGCAATTACGCGCGCCATCATCGGGCTGGCGAAAATGCTGGACCTCAAGGTGCTGGCAGAAGGCGTGGATAGTGCGCAAGCCTGCGAATTCCTGCGCGAACTCGGGTGCGACCAGATCCAGGGCTATTATTTCGGCCGGCCGATGCCAGCCGAGCAGTTTGCATTATTGTTGAAAAAAAACGCCCAAGTCCTTGAATCTATTGACGGCAATTCGCTTGCACCACTATAG
- a CDS encoding PfkB family carbohydrate kinase — protein sequence MDKVWPVRDLPAGGGKYRASDYLEVGGGMAANAAVAAARLGADCAYWGRAGDDEAGLAMQRQLVDYGVDVKQFRLIAGARSSISAVIVSQDGERMIVNYRGANIPDDTSWLPLQRVMEAAAIHADIRWVEGASAIFAAARSAGIPTVLDGETATEAAFAAVLPWTDHAIFSEPGLRSFAGADSLHNDANRRAALAKARALGCRVAAVTRGSRGTLWLDGEGFHQQASFAVTVVDTTGAGDVFHGAYALAMGEGQSVAQAMRFASAVAALKCTRQGGRAGIPSRAEVDEFLVRQ from the coding sequence TTGGACAAGGTCTGGCCTGTGCGTGACTTGCCCGCTGGCGGCGGCAAGTATCGCGCCAGCGATTACCTCGAAGTTGGCGGCGGCATGGCAGCCAACGCCGCCGTTGCCGCCGCCAGGCTGGGCGCCGACTGCGCTTACTGGGGCCGGGCCGGCGATGACGAGGCTGGCCTGGCGATGCAGCGGCAACTAGTGGACTACGGCGTCGACGTGAAGCAATTTCGCCTGATTGCCGGCGCCCGCTCATCGATTTCGGCCGTGATCGTGTCGCAGGATGGCGAGCGCATGATCGTCAACTACCGTGGCGCAAACATCCCCGACGACACGTCCTGGCTGCCGCTGCAACGCGTGATGGAAGCTGCCGCCATCCACGCCGACATCCGCTGGGTCGAAGGCGCCTCTGCCATCTTTGCAGCAGCCCGCAGCGCCGGCATTCCCACCGTACTGGATGGCGAAACTGCCACCGAAGCGGCATTCGCAGCAGTGCTGCCCTGGACCGACCATGCGATTTTTTCAGAGCCGGGACTGCGTTCCTTTGCCGGTGCAGACAGCCTGCATAACGATGCCAATCGCCGCGCCGCGCTGGCAAAGGCACGCGCGCTCGGCTGCCGTGTTGCCGCCGTTACGCGCGGCAGCAGGGGCACCCTGTGGCTGGACGGCGAGGGTTTTCATCAACAGGCGTCATTCGCCGTGACCGTGGTGGATACGACCGGCGCCGGCGATGTCTTTCATGGCGCCTATGCGCTGGCGATGGGCGAAGGCCAGAGCGTGGCGCAAGCCATGCGCTTTGCCAGCGCGGTAGCCGCGCTCAAATGCACGCGCCAGGGTGGCCGGGCTGGCATCCCCAGTCGCGCCGAAGTGGACGAATTTCTGGTGCGGCAATAG
- a CDS encoding trimeric intracellular cation channel family protein has translation MTLLHIIYLIAITAEAATGALMGMRRRFDLFGLAVVGTVTALGGGSIRDMILGHYPLGWVAHPEYLLFTIGAAVCAALLARRLQSLKSAFLILDAMGLVAFTVIGCDIAATTGAHVAVVVLMGMVTGVFGGLLRDVLCNQVPLVLQRDLYATVSLATGVLYVGMLHFDVDRDLATAIAIGAGFAFRLIAIRYALGLPVFDAATHSGGEEGDPV, from the coding sequence ATGACCTTGCTACATATCATTTATTTGATTGCGATCACCGCCGAAGCCGCAACCGGCGCGCTCATGGGCATGCGCCGGCGATTCGACCTGTTCGGCCTTGCGGTGGTCGGGACCGTGACGGCGCTGGGTGGCGGGTCGATCCGCGACATGATCCTGGGTCACTACCCATTAGGCTGGGTAGCGCATCCGGAGTATCTGCTCTTTACGATCGGTGCGGCGGTCTGTGCCGCCTTGCTCGCACGTCGGCTGCAGAGCCTGAAATCCGCTTTTCTGATTCTGGATGCCATGGGGCTGGTGGCATTTACCGTCATCGGTTGCGATATTGCCGCCACCACCGGCGCGCACGTCGCCGTCGTCGTTTTGATGGGCATGGTGACCGGCGTCTTTGGCGGCCTGCTGCGCGACGTCCTGTGCAACCAGGTGCCGCTGGTATTGCAGCGCGACCTGTATGCCACGGTTTCCCTGGCCACCGGCGTGCTGTATGTGGGCATGCTGCATTTCGATGTCGACCGCGACCTTGCCACCGCCATTGCCATCGGCGCCGGCTTTGCATTTCGCCTGATCGCCATCCGGTATGCGCTCGGGCTGCCGGTGTTCGACGCAGCGACCCATTCCGGCGGCGAGGAAGGCGATCCGGTTTAG